TTCTCTTTTTGAAACAGTAGTCAATTCCCTCAGGAAATACCTTTTTTATAAACCTATCACCAAATCTCTCGTAAGTATCCTTAATTCTTTTAACAGAAACGATGTCTATTCCTATTCCAACAATCATTATTTATTAATCAGTTTAATCATTTTTTCTACCGCCTCCTTTAAGCCAAGGAGAACAGCGTTTGCAACTATTGAGTGTCCTATGTTGAGCTCCTCAATTTCTGGAATTTCTACAACTTTTTTTACATTTTTGTAGGTTAAGCCGTGACCCGCGTACACCCTCAATCCTAAACCCTTTGCAAACTTAGCAGCTTCCTTCAGCCTTTCAAGTTCCTCCCCAACCTTCTCCTCGTTGTTTTCAGCAAAGGCCTCTGCGTAGGCTCCTGTGTGGAGTTCCACGGCATCCGCTCCAATCTCAGAAGCAGCTTTAATCTGCTCCTTGTCAGGGTCTATAAATATGTTTACAGTAATTCCACCATTTTTTAGCCTTTCCACTACTTCTTTAATCCTTTCTTTTTGAGAAAGGACATCCAATCCACCTTCTGTTGTAACCTCTTCCCTCTTCTCTGGAACGAGGGTAACTTGGTGTGGCTTTACAGAAAGGGCTATCTCAACCATCTCATCAGTCGGTGCCATTTCAAGGTTGACTTTAGAGTGAATAACTTCTTTAATGGTCTTTAAGTCCCTTTCGTTTACGTGTCTTCTATCCTCCCTAACGTGGAGTGTTATCTGGTCTGCTCCTGCAAGGTCTGCAATTACTGCTGCATGAACGGGGTCGGGCTCAAAAGTTCTTCTTGCATTTCTAACAGTTGCCACGTG
Above is a genomic segment from Balnearium lithotrophicum containing:
- a CDS encoding pyridoxine 5'-phosphate synthase yields the protein MRKKIRLGVNIDHVATVRNARRTFEPDPVHAAVIADLAGADQITLHVREDRRHVNERDLKTIKEVIHSKVNLEMAPTDEMVEIALSVKPHQVTLVPEKREEVTTEGGLDVLSQKERIKEVVERLKNGGITVNIFIDPDKEQIKAASEIGADAVELHTGAYAEAFAENNEEKVGEELERLKEAAKFAKGLGLRVYAGHGLTYKNVKKVVEIPEIEELNIGHSIVANAVLLGLKEAVEKMIKLINK